The genomic DNA GCCACCTGGTGAACGTCTCCTCGTTCCTCGGACGCGTCCCGCTGGCCACGCCGCGCTCCGCCTACAGCGCGGCGAAATCGGCGCTCAACACGCTCACCGCCAACCTGCGGGTCGACCTGCGCGGCCACCCCGGCGTGCACGTGTCGCTGGTGATGCCGGGGATGGTGTCGACCGGATTCGCGTCGAGCGCCCTGGGCGGCACCATTGCACCGAGCCCTGGCGCCGCGCCCATGGGCGTGCAGACCGCCGAGGAGGTGGCCGCGGCGATCGCGCGGCTGATCGAGCATCCTGTCGCCGAGATCTACACGAACCCGGCCAGTGAGGCCATCGCCCGCCGCTACTACGAGGATGTCGGTGCCTTCGAAGCAGGCGGCCCGCCGTGACAGTCCTCTCTCGCTCCTCCTACAGCACCGCCGCCTGCTCGCTCCCCGCGACAGGTACCCGCTCGAGGCGAATCGCGTAGTCGCGGAAGCCGACGGAGCGCCAGAAGCCGCGGCCGGCCTCGTTGGACGCGAGCACGTCCAGCGTGACGCGCGAGGTGTGCGGGATGATCTCCTTCAGGAGCAGCTCCATCGCGCGGCGGCCGGCGCCGCGGCCGCGGTGCTCGTGCATCACGAAGAAGTGCCGGATGTACGACGTGTCCTCGTCCACGCTGATGAGCGCGTAGGCGACGGTGGAGCCGTCCTCCTGGAAGAGGAGCGCCTTGTAGTCCTCGTCCGCCAGCCAGCGGCGCATGCGGGCCTCCAGGCGCTCCAGCGACATCCCCCCGCCGTCCCACTCGTCCTCGATGAGCTGCCGGTTGATCTCGGCCAGGAAGGGCGCGTCCGACTGGACTGCATACCTGTATTCCATCATTTCTCTTGGGTAGAATGCACAACTGAAACTGCAGGGCCTCACGCAAAGACGCAAAGACGCAAAGGGAGCACGCGAAGTTCTTTCTTTGCGTCTTCGCGGCTTTGCGTGAGACTGCTGTTGGGATGCACGTGTACAAACAGAAGCCCCCCGACGCTCGCGTGGAGC from Longimicrobium sp. includes the following:
- a CDS encoding GNAT family N-acetyltransferase, with translation MMEYRYAVQSDAPFLAEINRQLIEDEWDGGGMSLERLEARMRRWLADEDYKALLFQEDGSTVAYALISVDEDTSYIRHFFVMHEHRGRGAGRRAMELLLKEIIPHTSRVTLDVLASNEAGRGFWRSVGFRDYAIRLERVPVAGSEQAAVL